Proteins from one Novipirellula caenicola genomic window:
- a CDS encoding bifunctional 4-hydroxy-2-oxoglutarate aldolase/2-dehydro-3-deoxy-phosphogluconate aldolase, translating to MEFPQAILSRLRTSGVVAGFSVERVADAVPIARALLDGGIDAIELTLRTDAGIESVRAICAEFPEMLVGVGTILTPETAKQVHAAGAAFGVAPGTNPRVVRAAQQAGLPFAPGIATPTDLELAIELGCRFVKFFPAEPCGGIEYLRSMSAPYKHLNIEYFPLGGINADNMLLYLQEPNVLAIGGSWIVNKQLVESQAWTGISARAADVIKRVKESVKR from the coding sequence ATGGAATTTCCCCAAGCAATTCTTTCACGCCTTCGCACTTCGGGCGTCGTCGCCGGATTTTCGGTAGAGCGTGTTGCCGATGCGGTGCCCATTGCACGAGCCTTGCTCGATGGCGGGATTGACGCGATCGAGCTGACTTTGCGTACCGACGCAGGCATCGAATCAGTGCGTGCGATCTGCGCCGAGTTCCCAGAAATGCTAGTCGGTGTCGGCACCATCTTGACCCCTGAGACGGCGAAACAAGTTCACGCGGCCGGAGCGGCATTCGGAGTGGCGCCTGGGACGAATCCACGCGTCGTTCGTGCGGCACAACAAGCGGGGCTGCCTTTTGCTCCGGGGATCGCGACGCCGACGGATCTCGAATTGGCAATCGAGTTGGGATGCCGCTTTGTCAAGTTTTTTCCTGCCGAACCCTGTGGCGGCATCGAGTACCTGCGAAGCATGTCAGCGCCCTACAAGCATTTGAATATCGAATACTTTCCACTCGGCGGAATCAATGCCGACAACATGTTGCTGTACCTGCAGGAACCCAACGTGTTGGCCATTGGTGGATCGTGGATCGTCAATAAACAGCTGGTGGAAAGCCAAGCTTGGACGGGCATTAGCGCTCGCGCTGCGGACGTCATCAAACGAGTTAAGGAGAGTGTCAAGCGATGA
- a CDS encoding glycoside hydrolase family 127 protein, with amino-acid sequence MIDTSQSPHIKLRSIGIGQCRWTEGFWAEKFQQCTEVMVPHMGSLLKGDIGHGLNNFKIAAGLKQGKHQGFAWHDGDFFKWMEAAVYVYAVNKDQAIVDELDQVIEIIGKAQQADGYLHTNIQIDGIKHFSNRKYHEMYNCGHLYTSACVHHRVTGKTNFLEIAIRNADLLYKRFQPQPRELGRFGFNQSQIMGLTELYRTTRDRRYLELAEIFINNRGKYEVVEDSSTEGYPIGDMVQERVPLREETEAVGHAVLALYYYAGAADVYAETGEQALIDALDRLWDNVCNKKMYVTGAVGQAHFGASTRRDKIEEGFLEQYLMPNSTAYNETCANIANAMFNFRMLGIKGEAKYADVMELVAYNSALVGISADGKHYFYANPLRMNKGQREYQDHRDCTESACRKPYIECFCCPPNLVRTIAKLSCWAYSIAKNGVAVNLYGGNRLETKLADGSDLILHQDSAYPWNGNVKITIDSCKDSPFEILVRIPGWADECTLRVNGEDAGVPIIASTYARIERSWQSGDTIELKLPMEVRLMKGHPLIEETRNQTAVKVGPLVYCVESPDLPEDASTLDVYLPSDIQFEKQQDPSLLDGATTLTGEVLLKSDSRDSMYAPMGTPEWTSARVRFVPYYAWSNRGEAEMTVWLPLVWKHPHVGQPC; translated from the coding sequence ATGATTGACACATCACAAAGTCCCCACATCAAACTCCGAAGTATTGGTATCGGCCAGTGCCGTTGGACCGAAGGATTTTGGGCGGAAAAGTTCCAACAATGCACCGAGGTGATGGTGCCCCACATGGGATCGCTGTTGAAAGGCGATATCGGCCACGGATTGAACAACTTCAAAATCGCAGCCGGGCTGAAACAGGGGAAACACCAAGGATTTGCTTGGCATGACGGTGATTTTTTTAAATGGATGGAAGCAGCCGTCTATGTTTATGCGGTCAACAAAGACCAAGCGATCGTTGACGAACTAGACCAAGTGATCGAGATCATCGGCAAGGCTCAGCAGGCCGATGGATACCTGCACACCAATATCCAGATCGATGGGATCAAGCATTTTTCGAATCGCAAGTACCACGAGATGTACAATTGCGGCCATTTGTACACAAGTGCCTGTGTTCATCACCGTGTCACCGGCAAGACGAACTTTTTAGAGATTGCCATTCGGAATGCGGATCTGCTTTACAAACGGTTTCAGCCGCAACCCAGAGAACTAGGGCGGTTTGGGTTCAATCAATCTCAGATCATGGGATTGACCGAACTTTACCGCACAACCCGCGATCGTCGCTATTTGGAGTTGGCGGAAATCTTTATCAACAATCGGGGCAAGTACGAGGTCGTCGAGGATTCGAGCACCGAGGGATACCCGATCGGCGACATGGTCCAAGAACGCGTGCCGTTGCGTGAAGAGACCGAGGCCGTGGGCCATGCGGTATTGGCCTTGTACTACTACGCTGGCGCTGCCGATGTCTACGCCGAAACCGGCGAGCAAGCGTTGATCGATGCACTGGATCGACTATGGGACAATGTGTGCAACAAGAAAATGTATGTGACCGGCGCGGTGGGACAGGCTCACTTTGGCGCTTCGACACGTCGCGACAAGATTGAGGAAGGTTTCCTCGAGCAATACCTGATGCCGAATTCGACGGCCTACAATGAAACCTGCGCCAACATTGCCAACGCGATGTTCAATTTCCGAATGCTGGGAATCAAAGGCGAGGCGAAGTACGCGGACGTCATGGAATTGGTTGCCTACAACAGCGCGTTGGTCGGCATTAGCGCCGACGGCAAGCACTACTTTTATGCCAATCCGCTGCGAATGAACAAGGGGCAACGCGAATATCAAGACCATCGGGATTGTACCGAGTCGGCCTGTCGCAAACCCTACATCGAGTGCTTTTGCTGTCCACCGAACTTGGTACGCACCATCGCCAAGCTGTCGTGTTGGGCCTACAGCATCGCAAAAAACGGCGTCGCTGTGAATTTGTATGGCGGCAACCGACTGGAAACGAAGCTAGCGGATGGATCGGATTTGATACTTCATCAAGATTCGGCTTATCCATGGAACGGCAACGTTAAAATCACCATCGATTCGTGCAAGGATTCGCCGTTTGAGATTCTTGTGCGGATTCCGGGATGGGCGGACGAGTGCACGCTGCGGGTCAACGGCGAAGACGCCGGGGTACCGATCATCGCCAGCACATACGCACGGATCGAGCGATCTTGGCAGTCCGGCGATACGATCGAGCTAAAACTTCCGATGGAAGTGCGGCTGATGAAGGGGCATCCGTTGATCGAAGAAACTCGCAATCAAACTGCGGTCAAAGTCGGGCCGCTAGTGTACTGTGTTGAATCGCCGGATCTACCCGAGGACGCAAGTACATTGGATGTCTATTTGCCGAGCGATATTCAGTTCGAGAAACAGCAGGATCCCAGTTTGCTCGACGGGGCAACCACACTTACCGGCGAGGTACTGCTGAAGTCCGACTCACGCGACTCGATGTATGCACCCATGGGCACGCCCGAGTGGACAAGTGCCCGCGTACGCTTCGTCCCCTATTATGCTTGGTCGAATCGCGGCGAAGCCGAGATGACGGTGTGGCTACCCCTGGTGTGGAAACATCCTCACGTTGGACAGCCCTGTTAG
- a CDS encoding NAD-dependent succinate-semialdehyde dehydrogenase — MANLFPLLIDGRAVTSDKVFEVVNPASEEVIGQVPEIDADAVELALAAAQRAFKTWSRMPLSKRQPLILKYAELLEQHRDEILDLLIAETGKPIGNAEYDFGMLTTCLRYFCEEAARIDQQVITDPDGRFLHYTLRQPLGVVVGYLAWNFPLLNLGYKLGPVLASGCTAIVKPSQLTPLASLRCAQLLSEAGIPDGVVNVFSGTDYEISRPFLESKIPSMFTMIGSTRAGVAAMKTACSNVKHFSVELGGNAPVLVYADADVEAAANSVVDLKFANSGQVCVSPNRCFVHESVYERFIDAAAKRTSKITLGAGRGDESLMGPVLTEKARDRMLALIETAKQSGASVVCGGNKPNRKGYFLEPTILRDVSREMDVTCDEIFGPILPVIKFSSADDEIALANDSEFGLAAYVYTTNLQRGLRAAAEIEAGSVCVNEVHYAVHLPHGGLKQSGVGKDCSRYSLQEYLTLKRVSVLVNP, encoded by the coding sequence ATGGCAAACTTGTTCCCATTGCTAATTGATGGCCGTGCCGTCACGTCGGACAAGGTGTTTGAGGTCGTCAACCCGGCGAGCGAAGAAGTCATCGGCCAGGTTCCCGAAATCGACGCCGATGCGGTCGAGCTTGCCCTGGCTGCGGCACAACGAGCGTTCAAGACGTGGTCACGTATGCCGCTATCGAAACGTCAGCCGTTGATCTTGAAGTACGCCGAGTTGTTGGAACAGCATCGCGACGAGATTCTCGATTTGCTGATCGCAGAAACCGGCAAACCGATCGGCAATGCCGAATACGATTTCGGCATGCTGACGACCTGTTTGCGATACTTTTGCGAAGAGGCTGCTCGGATTGATCAACAAGTCATTACTGATCCCGATGGTCGATTCCTACATTACACGCTGCGGCAACCGTTAGGGGTCGTGGTCGGCTACTTGGCCTGGAATTTCCCGCTGTTGAACCTCGGCTACAAATTGGGCCCGGTACTGGCGTCCGGCTGCACGGCGATCGTCAAACCGTCTCAGCTAACGCCGCTGGCGTCACTGCGGTGTGCCCAGTTGTTATCGGAAGCGGGAATCCCAGACGGCGTGGTGAACGTTTTCAGCGGAACGGACTATGAAATCAGCCGACCGTTCTTGGAAAGCAAAATCCCGTCGATGTTCACGATGATCGGTTCGACACGGGCTGGCGTTGCAGCGATGAAGACCGCGTGCAGCAACGTCAAACATTTCTCAGTCGAACTCGGGGGCAACGCACCGGTGCTGGTTTATGCCGATGCCGATGTCGAAGCCGCAGCCAATAGTGTTGTCGATTTGAAGTTTGCGAATTCCGGACAAGTTTGCGTGTCACCGAACCGCTGTTTCGTACACGAGTCGGTTTACGAGCGGTTCATCGACGCGGCGGCTAAGCGAACATCGAAGATTACGCTAGGCGCCGGTCGCGGCGACGAATCCCTGATGGGCCCTGTGTTGACCGAAAAAGCACGTGACCGCATGTTGGCCTTGATCGAAACCGCGAAACAATCCGGTGCGTCGGTCGTTTGTGGCGGCAACAAACCCAACCGCAAAGGGTACTTTCTCGAACCCACCATTTTGCGAGATGTCAGCCGCGAGATGGATGTCACCTGTGATGAAATCTTCGGCCCTATTTTGCCGGTGATCAAGTTCAGCAGCGCGGACGACGAAATCGCATTGGCCAATGACAGCGAATTTGGATTGGCGGCCTACGTTTACACCACCAATCTGCAACGAGGACTTCGAGCCGCTGCGGAAATCGAAGCCGGCAGCGTGTGTGTCAACGAGGTCCACTACGCCGTCCATCTACCGCACGGTGGATTGAAGCAGAGCGGAGTGGGGAAAGATTGTTCGCGATACTCGCTGCAAGAATACCTGACTCTCAAACGAGTCTCGGTATTGGTCAACCCGTAG
- a CDS encoding kappa-carrageenase encodes MKNNFFLIASVVFTLASTAALSLAETPSPVGDVFASNPDSWAFASEFSDEFDGDQVDTRKWNIDTEDWGTWSWEPENAFLSDGSLKLQMVQQYHQRGNTKLAYKSGIARTHQTITYGYFEARVKGCELFPGASPAFWLHSKGEDNRYTAKDGETVAYSEIDIIELQQGEWNAETKEDNGVDMIDCNLHNVLIKNGQRQWMRPNTHPQTNKNEYHASFDPRDDYHVYSVENNKDFVVWYIDGKEIARKPNLYWHLPMHVTLSLGLRRPFENYVNGQRVAVLEKTTEEGFPTTMSVDYVRVWRNTSLTQPRSTSGKQVSTAKKKNSAAATKPVAKKPSGEFDMSKDEFIAMEKAKWEKSGWTWNQAKVEANFAELDTNQDGIASGLERQTWFAKKKAGN; translated from the coding sequence ATGAAAAACAACTTCTTCCTTATTGCCTCGGTGGTGTTCACGTTGGCAAGCACCGCTGCTTTGTCGCTCGCGGAAACTCCATCGCCTGTCGGAGACGTGTTTGCATCGAATCCGGATAGCTGGGCCTTTGCATCAGAGTTCTCGGACGAATTTGATGGCGATCAAGTCGACACGCGAAAATGGAATATCGATACCGAAGACTGGGGCACATGGAGCTGGGAACCAGAGAACGCATTCCTGAGCGATGGCTCGCTGAAACTGCAAATGGTGCAGCAGTACCATCAACGTGGCAATACAAAGCTGGCCTACAAATCAGGAATCGCCCGAACGCATCAAACGATCACCTATGGATACTTCGAAGCTCGCGTGAAAGGCTGCGAATTGTTCCCCGGTGCTTCGCCCGCTTTCTGGTTGCACAGCAAAGGCGAGGACAATCGTTACACTGCCAAAGACGGTGAAACGGTGGCTTATTCCGAGATCGATATCATTGAATTGCAACAAGGCGAATGGAACGCGGAAACAAAAGAAGACAACGGCGTCGACATGATCGATTGCAATCTTCATAACGTATTGATCAAAAACGGCCAGCGACAGTGGATGCGTCCCAATACGCACCCTCAAACAAACAAGAACGAATACCACGCATCGTTTGATCCGCGAGACGACTACCACGTGTATTCCGTTGAAAACAACAAAGATTTTGTGGTGTGGTACATCGACGGAAAGGAAATTGCGAGGAAACCTAACCTCTATTGGCATCTTCCGATGCACGTAACGCTTTCGCTTGGTTTGCGGCGGCCGTTTGAAAACTACGTCAATGGTCAGCGGGTTGCGGTTCTCGAAAAAACCACTGAAGAAGGTTTCCCGACCACCATGAGCGTCGACTATGTGCGTGTGTGGCGAAATACCAGCCTAACGCAGCCCCGTTCGACTTCCGGAAAACAAGTCTCCACGGCAAAAAAGAAAAACTCAGCCGCCGCTACAAAACCGGTTGCGAAGAAACCGAGCGGAGAATTTGACATGAGCAAAGACGAGTTTATCGCCATGGAAAAAGCAAAATGGGAAAAGAGTGGATGGACCTGGAATCAAGCAAAAGTCGAAGCCAATTTCGCTGAGCTCGACACCAACCAGGACGGCATTGCGTCTGGATTGGAACGGCAAACTTGGTTTGCCAAAAAGAAGGCCGGGAATTAG
- a CDS encoding MFS transporter: MDSPTRNALVYSTIVAMGGFLFGLDAALISGTIDYISEEFSLSPERLGAAVSAPLLGVLIALPFAGWICNRFGRKKAILLIAALYLISAVSSALAPNYWSLVAARFLGGLAFSSIALASMYIGEIAPPKLRGKLVSMTQINIVIGLSGAYFVNYLINHWATSGASWTLDLGLADHTWRWMLGSEIPFAIAWFFLLLVIPESPAWFIYQHRDEDAKRTLRKLMPNDAIDAHVAEVRESIHKSTEDHSITAQLREILGKPMRLTFIIAMAIAIAQQSSGINAVLFYAQTIFKQLGIGSNAAFQQAIWVGLTSIVFTVLGLLLVDRLGRRPLIIWGMIWIIASLGLCSYAFHQARYVVDEATVAAMAAEEPNEANSDLASRAVSTDAERLGPLVGIEYESDVAFKQAIRDALGKDGAAKREGRLLDASIKINAKMVLLGILSFIAAFHFSVGPVMWVLFSEIFPVSVRGIAIPFFTIITSLTSWLISFIFPRQLESWGMSAVFLFYAATVFAGLMVLFFTLKETKNMSIEEIQDALQSRASA; encoded by the coding sequence ATGGATTCCCCTACGAGAAACGCTCTGGTTTACTCAACGATCGTCGCCATGGGCGGATTTTTGTTCGGTTTGGATGCGGCGTTGATCTCTGGAACGATCGACTATATCAGTGAAGAATTTTCTCTCTCACCCGAACGATTGGGGGCTGCCGTTAGCGCGCCGCTGTTAGGCGTGCTGATTGCACTTCCATTTGCCGGTTGGATCTGCAATCGCTTTGGCCGCAAGAAGGCCATTCTTCTGATCGCGGCGCTCTATTTAATCTCCGCTGTTTCATCGGCACTGGCTCCAAACTATTGGTCGTTGGTCGCCGCCCGATTCCTAGGCGGACTCGCGTTTAGTTCGATCGCTCTGGCGTCGATGTATATCGGTGAAATTGCTCCACCAAAACTGCGAGGCAAACTCGTCTCGATGACACAGATCAATATCGTCATCGGACTCTCCGGTGCCTACTTTGTTAACTATCTGATTAACCATTGGGCCACCTCCGGTGCTTCGTGGACGCTCGATCTCGGGCTTGCGGATCACACATGGCGTTGGATGCTTGGTTCGGAAATTCCATTTGCCATCGCTTGGTTTTTTCTGCTGTTGGTGATTCCTGAAAGCCCAGCGTGGTTTATCTACCAACACCGTGACGAGGATGCAAAGCGGACGCTGCGAAAACTGATGCCCAACGACGCAATCGATGCACATGTTGCCGAGGTTCGCGAAAGTATCCACAAGAGCACCGAGGATCATTCGATCACGGCACAATTGCGTGAGATTTTGGGGAAGCCGATGCGGCTTACCTTTATCATTGCCATGGCAATTGCGATCGCTCAGCAATCCAGCGGTATCAACGCGGTGCTGTTCTATGCCCAGACGATTTTCAAGCAGCTCGGGATCGGTTCCAACGCGGCGTTTCAACAGGCCATTTGGGTTGGTTTGACCAGTATCGTCTTCACGGTTTTAGGATTGTTATTGGTCGACCGTCTTGGACGCCGTCCGTTGATCATTTGGGGAATGATTTGGATCATCGCAAGCCTGGGGCTCTGCTCGTACGCGTTTCACCAAGCACGCTATGTCGTCGATGAAGCCACCGTCGCTGCAATGGCAGCGGAAGAACCGAACGAAGCGAATTCGGATCTGGCGTCGCGAGCGGTATCGACGGACGCCGAACGTCTGGGACCTTTGGTAGGCATCGAATACGAAAGCGATGTTGCGTTCAAACAGGCGATCCGAGATGCACTTGGCAAGGATGGTGCTGCGAAACGCGAAGGGCGATTGCTTGATGCATCGATCAAGATCAATGCGAAGATGGTGTTGCTAGGCATCCTGAGTTTTATTGCCGCCTTTCACTTTTCCGTCGGGCCGGTGATGTGGGTGCTCTTCTCAGAGATCTTTCCAGTGTCGGTTCGCGGCATCGCGATTCCCTTTTTTACGATCATCACCAGTTTGACCAGTTGGCTGATCTCGTTCATTTTTCCTCGGCAACTCGAAAGCTGGGGGATGTCGGCGGTCTTTCTGTTTTATGCTGCAACCGTATTCGCCGGATTGATGGTTCTGTTCTTCACTCTCAAAGAAACCAAGAACATGAGCATCGAAGAGATCCAGGATGCTTTGCAGTCCAGGGCATCGGCGTGA
- a CDS encoding family 16 glycosylhydrolase yields MKINQPPFILLAVLSLLSSASMAQDAKVGSLPSSAAGSSEDVLPFSDPTNMGNWVLRKDISDEFEGDEIDSSKWFVEGAGGDYYIWKGRAPSQFAPHNVIVEDGKLKIRSQWEPDFDFAKDEGHEGNTYRTHKGKDVPVTTGAVVSRKRFLNGYMEVKSKAGDSAMTAAFWAIGYESELDVFEQMGRPNKDTNGDGVVDPGLDITADSTKMSVHDWQPPAKRPTRKFGYTKKLPFRTADDFHVYGCEWGEDYLKCFIDGELVYETTQAKEGKHWVLTNPLEIWLDSEIFVWLGLPTQDELPTDFEVEYMRVWQKPRTNLLDRAFFGFEGPFLFQDQPRPLDLVPESSENNDYQQFWKIDEQSAKHLSIVRHENFASGTRSLKFRTDGQLAADSVVATSPKGTVDLDAGNFELAVKVQVDAKSTAKTMRLSLIDSDVLLAEIDLSSLPRDQWVNVTRRFTLQQPASANDQLTISFDKSDVPAGPNLIYVDDVAVQRASKSR; encoded by the coding sequence ATGAAAATCAATCAGCCCCCATTCATATTGCTCGCAGTGTTGTCGCTACTGTCGAGCGCGAGTATGGCTCAGGATGCCAAGGTCGGCTCGTTGCCAAGCAGCGCGGCGGGTTCGAGCGAGGACGTGCTGCCGTTTTCTGATCCAACCAACATGGGGAACTGGGTGCTCAGGAAAGACATCAGTGATGAATTCGAAGGCGACGAAATCGATTCGTCAAAATGGTTCGTCGAAGGTGCAGGAGGCGATTATTACATTTGGAAAGGCCGTGCCCCATCGCAGTTTGCCCCCCACAATGTGATCGTCGAGGATGGCAAACTGAAGATTCGTTCGCAGTGGGAACCCGATTTTGATTTTGCAAAGGATGAAGGGCACGAGGGGAATACCTATCGCACGCACAAAGGCAAGGATGTTCCGGTCACAACCGGCGCGGTTGTCAGCCGCAAACGGTTTCTGAACGGGTACATGGAGGTGAAATCGAAGGCGGGCGATTCGGCAATGACCGCCGCGTTCTGGGCCATCGGCTACGAATCAGAACTCGATGTTTTCGAGCAAATGGGCCGACCAAACAAAGATACAAATGGCGATGGCGTCGTTGATCCCGGGCTCGATATCACCGCCGACAGCACCAAGATGAGTGTCCACGATTGGCAACCACCCGCCAAGCGACCAACACGTAAATTTGGTTACACCAAAAAACTGCCCTTCCGTACCGCGGATGATTTTCATGTCTACGGGTGCGAGTGGGGCGAAGATTACTTGAAGTGCTTCATCGATGGCGAATTGGTTTACGAGACAACTCAGGCAAAGGAGGGCAAACACTGGGTGTTGACGAACCCGCTGGAGATCTGGTTGGACTCGGAAATCTTTGTGTGGCTCGGATTGCCGACCCAGGATGAATTGCCGACCGACTTCGAAGTCGAATACATGCGAGTGTGGCAGAAACCACGGACGAACCTGCTCGACCGTGCTTTCTTTGGCTTTGAGGGCCCCTTCTTGTTTCAAGACCAACCTCGACCATTGGATCTTGTGCCGGAGAGTTCGGAAAACAATGACTATCAACAGTTCTGGAAGATCGATGAGCAGTCTGCCAAACATTTGTCGATCGTTCGGCACGAGAACTTTGCCTCAGGCACACGTAGCCTAAAGTTTCGCACCGACGGCCAATTGGCGGCCGACTCCGTCGTAGCAACCAGCCCCAAGGGCACGGTCGATTTGGATGCTGGCAATTTCGAATTGGCGGTGAAGGTCCAAGTCGATGCAAAGAGTACCGCCAAAACGATGCGGTTATCCCTGATCGATTCGGACGTGTTGCTTGCCGAGATCGATCTTTCGAGTCTTCCCCGAGACCAATGGGTCAATGTGACGCGGCGATTCACGTTGCAGCAACCCGCCTCGGCCAATGATCAACTCACGATTTCATTTGATAAATCAGATGTCCCAGCCGGACCCAATTTGATCTATGTCGATGACGTCGCTGTGCAACGTGCTTCGAAGTCTCGCTGA
- a CDS encoding sulfatase-like hydrolase/transferase, which yields MKMIIAMFFVVLGSVAALADTPAKPNIVLLFADDAGYGDFGFHGSHHFKTPHLDKLAKSGIRLSQFYVTGATCGPSRAGMLSGRYQQRFGYEEINVPGIMSPHSKLLDDEMGLPTDIKMMGNYLQDLGYRTAVFGKWHMGVADRYHPLRRGFDEFYGFRGGARSFFAYPDPSRTAHENWMERGFENYQEHEGYLTNVLADETCEFIQRNKDNPFFAYVSFNAVHTPMEADPQDKDTFPHLQGDRRIAAQMMLSMDRACGQIMDKIEKLGLRENTMVVFSNDNGGPMDKNGSSNYPLAGVKATQLEGGIRVPGIISWPGALKADAVYDAPTITLDLIPTFVAAGGGDPAALEGLDGVNLLPYLRGEKSGRPHQTLHWKMETRGAIRHGDWKLLRYPDRPAELFDLAKDPAEQNDLAAVHPELVRELFKKHFAWELELQRPLFMLRRAEEGWSARRATEFRKPPTKDY from the coding sequence ATGAAAATGATCATTGCAATGTTCTTCGTGGTGCTGGGATCGGTGGCGGCGTTGGCCGACACGCCAGCGAAGCCAAACATCGTGTTGCTGTTTGCAGACGATGCCGGCTATGGCGATTTTGGGTTTCACGGCAGCCATCATTTCAAAACGCCCCACTTGGACAAACTAGCCAAATCCGGCATCCGGCTCTCGCAGTTTTATGTGACCGGAGCGACCTGTGGACCATCGCGGGCGGGCATGCTGTCGGGCCGCTACCAACAACGGTTTGGTTACGAAGAAATCAATGTGCCCGGAATCATGAGTCCGCACAGCAAACTGTTGGACGACGAGATGGGGTTGCCGACCGACATCAAGATGATGGGCAATTACCTGCAGGACCTTGGCTATCGCACTGCGGTCTTTGGCAAATGGCACATGGGGGTCGCCGATCGATACCATCCGTTGCGGCGAGGTTTTGACGAATTTTATGGTTTTCGTGGCGGGGCTCGTAGCTTTTTCGCCTATCCCGACCCTAGTCGCACTGCGCACGAGAATTGGATGGAGCGAGGATTTGAGAACTACCAAGAACACGAAGGGTATTTGACCAACGTGCTAGCCGACGAAACGTGCGAGTTCATCCAACGCAATAAAGACAATCCATTCTTTGCTTATGTGTCGTTTAACGCGGTTCACACTCCGATGGAAGCTGATCCACAGGACAAGGATACGTTTCCGCATCTTCAAGGGGATCGTCGCATCGCCGCTCAAATGATGCTGTCGATGGACCGAGCTTGCGGCCAAATCATGGACAAGATCGAAAAACTTGGACTTCGCGAGAACACCATGGTGGTCTTTTCAAACGACAATGGCGGGCCCATGGACAAAAACGGATCGAGCAATTACCCGCTCGCCGGCGTGAAAGCGACTCAGCTCGAAGGTGGAATCCGTGTGCCGGGCATCATCTCGTGGCCGGGGGCGTTAAAAGCGGACGCCGTCTACGACGCACCCACTATCACGTTGGATTTGATCCCGACTTTCGTGGCGGCCGGTGGTGGTGATCCGGCGGCGCTAGAAGGGCTCGACGGAGTCAACCTGCTTCCTTATCTGCGCGGCGAAAAGTCGGGGCGGCCACACCAAACGTTGCACTGGAAAATGGAAACTCGCGGTGCAATACGTCATGGGGACTGGAAACTATTGCGGTACCCCGATCGACCTGCCGAACTGTTTGATTTGGCCAAGGATCCGGCCGAACAGAATGATTTGGCGGCCGTGCACCCCGAGTTGGTGCGAGAGCTATTCAAGAAACACTTTGCTTGGGAACTTGAACTGCAACGTCCACTTTTCATGTTACGACGAGCCGAGGAAGGATGGTCGGCGCGGCGAGCGACCGAATTCCGCAAACCGCCCACCAAGGATTACTAA
- a CDS encoding sugar kinase, protein MSGIVVAFGEIMCRLASPEHLRLRQTRSLEVTYAGAEANVAASICNFGGRARYVTALPQHDLADATMDSLRAVGIDTRYVLRTAKGRLGLYFLETGANQRPSKVIYDRSDSAIAITPAEAYDWDSIFAGADWLHLSGITPALSENSAEATRVAAKKAKAAGATVSIDLNFRAKLWNWDTSKSARQLAQETMKGILPFVDVVIANEEDCHDVLGIQAGDTDVHAGSLDTSHYPDVAKQVVKQFPNVRKVAITLRESISATHNNWGAMLFDAADDRPYFAPLDASGNYQSYEIKNIVDRVGGGDSFAGGLIFALTTPELSEAPTALRFAVAASCLKHSIKGDFNYSTRSEVEALMGGSASGRVIR, encoded by the coding sequence ATGAGTGGGATTGTGGTTGCCTTCGGAGAAATCATGTGCCGGTTGGCTTCGCCCGAGCATCTGCGTTTGCGGCAAACGCGGTCGCTCGAGGTGACCTATGCGGGGGCCGAAGCGAACGTGGCTGCGTCAATTTGTAACTTCGGTGGGCGAGCACGTTATGTCACCGCGTTGCCGCAGCACGATTTAGCGGACGCAACGATGGATTCGCTTCGCGCCGTTGGTATTGACACTCGCTATGTGCTAAGAACCGCGAAGGGGCGATTAGGACTGTATTTTCTAGAGACGGGTGCCAATCAGCGTCCCAGCAAGGTGATTTACGACCGATCCGATTCGGCAATCGCGATCACGCCGGCCGAAGCGTACGATTGGGATTCGATCTTTGCAGGGGCCGATTGGTTGCATCTAAGCGGGATCACGCCGGCGCTGTCAGAGAACTCTGCCGAGGCGACACGGGTTGCTGCGAAAAAGGCCAAAGCGGCCGGTGCGACCGTCTCGATCGATTTGAATTTTCGGGCAAAGTTGTGGAACTGGGACACATCAAAGTCGGCACGACAACTCGCCCAAGAGACGATGAAGGGCATTCTGCCCTTTGTCGATGTGGTGATTGCCAACGAGGAAGATTGCCACGACGTGTTGGGCATCCAAGCCGGGGACACCGACGTTCATGCGGGATCATTAGACACGTCACATTATCCCGATGTGGCAAAGCAAGTGGTGAAACAATTTCCAAACGTTCGCAAGGTGGCGATCACTCTGCGAGAAAGCATCTCGGCGACCCATAACAACTGGGGCGCGATGTTGTTTGACGCTGCCGACGATCGACCTTATTTCGCGCCACTCGATGCGAGTGGGAATTACCAATCCTACGAGATCAAAAACATCGTCGATCGCGTTGGCGGCGGTGACTCCTTTGCCGGAGGGCTCATTTTTGCCCTCACGACACCGGAGCTTAGTGAGGCGCCGACGGCGCTTCGCTTTGCCGTTGCGGCATCCTGTTTGAAGCATTCGATCAAAGGCGATTTTAATTACTCGACGCGAAGCGAAGTCGAAGCCTTGATGGGCGGTTCGGCTTCGGGCCGTGTGATTCGGTAA